One Setaria italica strain Yugu1 chromosome I, Setaria_italica_v2.0, whole genome shotgun sequence DNA window includes the following coding sequences:
- the LOC101786504 gene encoding LOW QUALITY PROTEIN: transcription factor bHLH144-like (The sequence of the model RefSeq protein was modified relative to this genomic sequence to represent the inferred CDS: inserted 1 base in 1 codon; deleted 1 base in 1 codon), translating to MRAAELPNAPYRSAGAGYYSNGYPSATLAYEDPLAAGRRAHEFPAPLNGLELQPSEACPKNYVIFDQTCTKSRVTFHPTLAHKLVGSSSSGHDGTYRHGAVGAQDAGXCPGRQEEDAEEIDALLSSDDGGDDDDVVSTGRTPGGYPDDDGSSPDTACSSSRIGGGKPRKKERVSKMMRTLRGIVPSGNQMDTPAVLGGAVRYLKSLKVEAKKLGVRGGSDS from the exons ATGAGGGCGGCTGAGCTGCCAAACGCGCCCTACCGCTCTGCAGGCGCCGGGTACTACTCCAACGGCTACCCGTCCGCAACGCTGGCCTACGAGGACCCGCTGGCGGCCGGGCGGAGGGCGCACGAGTTCCCGGCGCCGCTCAACGGGCTGGAGCTGCAGCCGTCGGAGGCGTGCCCCAAGAACTACGTCATCTTCGACCAGACATGCACCAAGAGCCGGGTCACGTTCCACCCCACCCTGGCGCACAAGCTCGTGGGGTCCTCCTCCTCGGGCCACGACGGCACCTACCGCCACGGCGCGGTCGGCGCGCAAGACGCCG GCTGCCCGGGGCGgcaggaggaggacgcggaggAGATCGACGCACTGCTGAGCTCGGATGAcggcggggacgacgacgacgtggtgAGCACGGGCCGCACCCCGGGCGGCTACCCGGACGACGACGGGAGCTCCCCGGACACGGCGTGCTCGTCCAGCCgcatcggcggcggcaagcCGCGCAAGAAGGAGCGGGTGAGCAAGATGATGCGGACGCTTAGG GGGATCGTCCCCAGCGGCAACCAGATGGACACGCCGGCCGTGCTGGGCGGGGCCGTCCGCTACCTCAAGTCGCTCAAGGTGGAGGCCAAGAAGCTCGGCGTGCGCGGCGGCTCGGACAGCTGA
- the LOC101753425 gene encoding transcription factor bHLH144, with the protein MQGDPGYGYGGYGYGYTAGAGGYNYDMASYGGGGAYHTANDQYPAAPATYEDPLAGRRQHDFPAPLTGLEFQATDTCPKNYVIFDQTYDRSRVMFHPSLANNLGSSGGGYGHDHGCYGYDQNYAGKGAYYGDGGGTASVRQKEDTDEIDALMSTEDGEDEDDVRSTGRTPGCGGAGGSPDSTCSSGGGGQKKKERMKKMVRTLKGIVPGGDRMDTPAVLDEAVRYLKSLKVEAKKLGARGSSS; encoded by the coding sequence ATGCAGGGAGACCCCGGGTACGGGTACGGTGGCTACGGATACGGCtacaccgccggcgccggcggttaTAACTATGACATGGCCTCCtacggaggcggtggcgcgtaCCACACGGCGAACGATCAGtaccccgccgcgccggccacctACGAGGACCCGCTCGCCGGCCGGAGGCAGCACGACTTCCCGGCGCCGCTCACGGGCCTGGAGTTCCAGGCGACGGACACCTGCCCCAAGAACTACGTCATCTTCGACCAGACGTACGACCGGAGCCGGGTCATGTTCCACCCCTCCCTGGCCAACAACTTGGGCTCCTCCGGAGGCGGGTACGGCCACGACCACGGCTGCTACGGCTACGACCAGAACTACGCCGGCAAGGGCGCCTAttacggcgacggcggcggcactgcCTCGGTCCGGCAGAAGGAGGACACGGACGAGATCGACGCACTGATGAGCAcggaggacggcgaggacgaggacgacgtgCGGAGCACCGGCCGCACCccggggtgcggcggcgccggggggtCCCCGGACTCCACGTGttcgtccggcggcggcggccagaagaagaaggagcggatgaagaagatggtgcGGACGCTCAAGGGGATCGTCCCCGGCGGCGACCGGATGGACACGCCGGCGGTGCTGGACGAGGCCGTCAGGTACCTCAAGTCCCTCAAGGTGGAGGCCAAGAAGCTCGGCGCGCGCGGGTCAAGCAGCTAG